In the Mya arenaria isolate MELC-2E11 chromosome 11, ASM2691426v1 genome, one interval contains:
- the LOC128209312 gene encoding homeobox protein Nkx-2.2-like, translating to MRTLGMMDTDAHLKSTTDAIAEAWSAMDGNLVMKSSSFNVKDILDLHPDGKLACSPVSNGTSTTAAFRTIPNIPELPSVDYGSYDVGDNPYARWLQNNSADVMQYTHLNQMNSPGSSSNQSGGEITPHDNPVNHSTKSVKSEHEDALEADDKDDDDIIEEDDEEGGDGDGEKKEGGSSESQKKRKRRVLFSKAQTYELERRFRQQRYLSAPEREHLASIIRLSPVQVKIWFQNHRYKLKRARQEKGLDLNPLPSPRRVAVPVLVRDGKPCQPTMNGGLMKSSDHHHSMSSNLSSVPHMGHHGSMAASMNNVNSMNALPSMGDSLQGMNSLNTSLSSPMNMSCAYNMNSAMNSMNGMNLPNMNNYTNNMNVLPSYSHPLMQPQTRWW from the exons ATGGATGGCAACTTGGTGATGAAATCAAGCAGCTTCAACGTCAAGGACATTCTGGACCTACATCCAGACGGAAAGCTAGCGTGCAGCCCCGTTTCCAACGGGACGTCAACGACGGCGGCTTTCCGGACAATCCCGAACATTCCCGAGCTGCCGTCGGTGGATTACGGCAGCTACGACGTCGGGGATAACCCGTACGCCAGATGGCTGCAGAATAACTCCGCTGACGTCATGCAATATACAC ATCTGAACCAGATGAACTCTCCCGGAAGCAGTTCTAACCAGTCTGGCGGGGAAATCACCCCTCACGATAACCCGGTGAACCACTCTACAAAATCGGTCAAATCCGAGCACGAGGATGCCTTGGAAGCAGACGACAAAGATGACGATGACATCATAGAGGAAGACGACGAGGAGGGTGGGGATGGGGATGGTGAGAAGAAAGAGGGTGGTAGTTCAGAATCACAGAAGAAGCGAAAACGGCGTGTGTTGTTCTCTAAGGCTCAAACGTACGAACTGGAACGCCGTTTTCGACAACAGAGGTATTTGTCTGCCCCTGAGAGAGAACATTTAGCCAGCATAATCCGTCTTTCACCTGTGCAAGTGAAAATTTGGTTCCAAAACCACAGATATAAGTTAAAAAGAGCTCGACAAGAGAAAGGGCTTGACCTGAATCCACTTCCTTCCCCAAGGAGGGTAGCAGTACCTGTATTGGTCCGAGACGGCAAACCCTGTCAACCAACTATGAACGGCGGGCTAATGAAATCTAGCGACCACCATCACAGCATGTCCTCGAATCTCAGTTCCGTCCCCCACATGGGCCACCATGGCTCTATGGCCGCCTCAATGAACAATGTGAACTCCATGAATGCCCTGCCGTCCATGGGGGACAGTCTCCAAGGAATGAACTCTCTCAACACTTCCCTTTCCTCCCCTATGAACATGAGCTGTGCTTACAACATGAACTCTGCAATGAATTCCATGAACGGGATGAATTTACCAAATATGAACAACTACACAAACAATATGAATGTGTTGCCTAGTTACAGTCACCCTCTCATGCAGCCACAAACTAGATGGTGGTGA